The segment GGGATGCAGACCTCCAAGGTTATTGTCGCGATCAACAAGGACGCGGAATCGCCGATTTTCGAGATCGCGGACTTTGGCATCATCGGCGACCTTTTCAAGGTTGTTCCGCAGGCCACCGAAGAGATCAAAAAGCGGAAAGGCTGATCCTCTTGTCTTCTGACGTTTCGTCAGCAAAGAGCCCGTTCAACGCCTCCACGGAGCGCGTTGAACGGGTGCTTTGTTTCACCGCCCACCCGGACGACGTCGACTTCGGTGCGGCCGGCACCATCGCGGCCTGGACCGCTGCCGGCGTCGAGGTCAGTTATTGCGTCATGACCGACGGCGACGCCGGAGGCTTCGATCCCGCCCACCGCGCAGAGATCATCGCCATGCGCGCAGAGGAGCAGAGGCAAGCTGCGGCCCTCGTCGGCGTGACGGACGTGCACTATTTCCATGAGCGCGACGGCTACCTGGAACCGACGCATGATGTCATGAGGCAAGTGGTGAAGCTGATCCGCGAAATCCGCCCCGATGTGGTCCTGGCCATGCATCCGGAACGCAATTGGGACAGGATCCAGAAGAGCCACCCGGACCACCTTGCCGTCGGTGAGATCGTGACCCGCGCGGTATACCCTGCGCTGGAAAATCCCTTCGCGTATCCGGAACTGGCGGAATCCGGACTTGCGGCCTTCAGGCTGCCCTGGTTGTGGCTCTTCGCCGGTCCCGAAGCGCGGGAGAACCATTTCGTGGACGTCACGGGGCATGTGGACGCGAAGCTTGCCGCGATCCGGATCCACGCGAGTCAGCATCCCGATCTGGAGGGGATGGAACGGGCCGTCCGGGGCATGCTCGAGCACAATGCCTCGCGTGCCGGAATGCCCCGCGGCCGGAGCGCCGAAGCGTTCCACGTGGTTGAAGTCAACGGCTCCCAAACCATCGCAGGCTTCTGAAATTGCTGATATGTAACCTGTGTCATATGCTTACACTCGTTTAAATCATATTTAATTGAGGAAGGCAGACTTTGATGGCGAAGACTGCACAACAACCGGTATTGGTGATCATGGGCGTCTCCGGTTCCGGCAAATCGACAGTGGCCGGTCTGTTGGCCGGACGGCTGGGTTGGGACCTCGCCGAAGGCGATGACCTGCACCCCGAAGCGAACGTGGCAAAGATGCAGGCGGGCCATGCCCTCAGCGATGAGGACCGTTGGCCGTGGCTGGGCCTCATTGCCGATTGGATCAAGGAACGCACCGCGGCGGGAAAGCCCGGCATCATCACATGCTCGGCGTTGAAGAAGCGCTACCGGGATGTCCTTCGCGGCGAGGGGGTTGTATTCGTCTTCCTCCAGGGAAGTAAAGACCGGATTTCCGACCGGCTGGCTTCGCGCCACGGGCACTTCATGCCTGCCGCGTTGCTGGAATCCCAGTTCGATGCCCTCGAGGTGCCCACGGAGGATGAGAACCACATCTCGCTGTGTGTATCCGCTTCCCCCGCGGAAGAGGCTGACGAAATCGTCGACCGGCTCGGCTTCGAGGCCCAGACGGTCCCGACGCCCCACATGCTTGGTGGCGCAGCGTGAACTGGACCGGGCACGACACCCAACTCCTTGTGGTCGCGGCGATCGGCATTGCGCTGATCGTCGTGCTGATCGCCAAATTCAAGGTCCACCCCTTCCTTTCCTTGGTACTCGGCTCGGCCTTTGTTGGCCTGGCATCCGGAGTCGGGCTCGACAAGGTGGTCAGCAACTTCGAAGACGGCGTGGGAGGCGTCCTGAAGGAAGTCGGCCTCCTGATTGCCCTGGGCGCCATGCTGGGGAAGCTCCTGGCAGACTCCGGCGGTGCCAACCGGGTGGTGGACACCTTGCTGGAGAAGGCCAGCGGCAACAAGGTGGTCTGGATGATCACCTTGGTCGCGGTCATCATCGGCCTCCCGATGTTCTTTGAGATCGGCCTCGTCTTGCTGCTTCCGGTGATTGTCCTGGTCACCCAACGGTCGCACATGTTGCTCATGCGCATTGCCATTCCGGCTCTCGCGGGTCTGTCCGTGTTGCACGGCTTGATCCCGCCGCACCCCGGCCCACTCATCGCCATCAGCGCGGTGAAGGCTGAACTGGGCACCACCTTGGCGTTGGGACTCCTGGTGGCCGTCCCCACGGTGATCATTTGCGGACCGCTGTTTTCCCGTTTGGCCGCGCGCTGGGTTCCCGTGGATGCCCCCGCGGTGGCCGGTGGCGTGGACACCAAGCACGCCGTCGACCTCAGCGAAGTGAAGCGCCAGCCGACCTTTCTCGTCACTTTGCTGACCATCATTTTCCCGGTAGTACTCATGCTCCTGAAGGCCATCGCGGACATTGTCTGGCCCGACGCCACCCACGCCCCGATGATCCGTACGTTCCTTGACTTCATTGGCCAGCCCCTCGTGGCGATGACCCTGGCTGTGCTCGCCGCCATGGTGACCTTCGGCTACGCCGTGGGCTTCACCGGTAGCAAGATCGCCGCGAAGCTCGGCAGCAGCCTCGGACCGATTGCCGCGATCCTGCTGATCGTGGGTGCCGGCGGTGGTTTCAAGCAGACCCTGATCGGCGCCGGCGTCGGTGACGCGGTCAAGAAATGGGCTGAGGGTGCCAACATGTCCGTGCTGGTCCTGGGCTTCATCGTGGCTGTGGCGCTTCGCCTGGCCACGGGCTCGGCAACAGTTGCCACGGTGACGGCTGCGGGCATCGTGGCTCCGTTGGCGAGCAGCCTGAGTCCGACGCATGCCGCACTCCTTGCTTTGGCCATCGGCGCCGGCTCGCTTTTCCTGTCCCATGTCAACGACGCCGGGTTCTGGCTCGTAAAGGAACTCTTCGGCTTGACTGTCGGGCAGACGTTCAAGACGTGGTCGGTGATGGAGACGCTCATCTCGGTGGTCGCCTTCGCCTTTATCATGGTGCTCTCGCTGATCATCTAGCGGGACTACTCAGTGGCTAGTACGACTCAGCAGCTAGTACGACGACGGCCCGTCCCAGGGGTTCCAGTGGGGACGGGCCGCCGTCGCGCTTTCAGCCGGAAGAAGCTAACTGAGCTTTTCCGCCGCGTAAAGCTTGATGCCTTCCAGGAGGTAGGGCGCCAATCCGGGCCGGACCTTGTCGTAGTTGGCGCTGAATCGGGGGTCGTCCACGTACATTTGGCCCAAGCCCACATAAGATCTGGCGTTCGGCGTCCAACTGGCGCAGATCCACTTGTAGTGGCGGTCGACGGCGGCCTGGACCTCCGGGTGGTCCGCCGGAAGGGCGGCGTCGAAACAATGGGCCAGATCCTGGTTCAGGGCGGCATACTCGGCCATGAAGGCCTGCTTTTGGGCCGGTGTCAGGGCCGAATGCCGGGCGTTGCTCTCGTCGACGGCCCGATCGCCCCAGCGCTCGCGGGCCTCGGTTTCGTAGGGGTTCTGGTCGAAATCCTTGAAGATGTTTTCCGCGGTCATGGTTTCTCCTCGACGTAGTGCTGCGATAGTTGCGTCGACCGTCCTGGACATCCGGTCCATGCGGTCTCGCTCGGCCAGCAGCCAGTTCCTGTGCACGGCAAGCGCCTCGACAGGATCGGCCTGGCCGTCCAGAACCTCGCCGATGGTCTCGAGCCCCAGGCCAAGTTCACGAAGCAGGAGGATCCGCTGCAGGCGCAGCAGTTCGGGCTGGCCGTAGTACCGGTAGCCGTTATGCCCCGTGTGGGATGGCTCCAGTAGCCCGAGTTGGTCATAGTGCCGCAAGGTTCGCGAGGAAACGTTGCTGGCCTTGGCCACTTCGGAAATGGTCCAGGTACCGCCTTTGTCCTGCTTCATGTATCCAGCGTAGAAGTTGACGCTACGTCAAGGTCAAGCTAGGGACAAGGTCAAGCTAGGTGAGGGCGGCTGCTGCAACCGTGGGAAGCGTTGGTGTCTTGGAGCCGCCCAAAGGTTCCACGGTGATGCCGAGGGACGCCGCGCTGGAAATGCCCGAGACAACAGCAGGATGGCTCAAGGCTTCGGCGTCCATGAGCCCCTGGGATACAGGGGCGGAGCCGTCCTTGGGAATAAGCCACATCTGGTAGACCTTGCCCGCGGGGGGAGCGGGAACGCCGTTCATGCGGACCACTACGGCATTCTTCGAGGTGGAAATGGACACCGTGGCAGTGCCGCCGCCGTTGACGTTGACGGTGGCTTGGCGGACATCGCCGGCGTGCAGGACCTGGTTCACGGGGTCGTTCTGCCCGGCGACGTACACGCCAACGCCTATCCCGCCAATGGCAATCACCGCAGCGGCCGCAGCGGCCGCCACCCAACCACGGACACCGCCGAAGCGTCGCCGTCGGGTCCTGGCCTCTTCGAGATCCACGACGCCGGATGCACGTGCCGTTGCGGCAACGGCAGAGGCTTCGGGACCCGAAGCCGGAGCGGAGGCTGTTCGCGGGTCGGCGGAACCGGCTTGCCGGGGGAGTTGCCGGAGGATGTCCTCCAGCAGGCCAGCGGGAGGCTCCGCCTCGTCCGTGAACGTCGTTGCGAGCGTTTCGCGTGTTTGCCGAACCCGTTCCAGGAATGCCAGGCGAACAGGTGCGGTGGCAATGTAGTTGTCGATTTCAGCGCGTTCAGCGTCGCTTAGCGCATCAAGGGCATAGATC is part of the Arthrobacter methylotrophus genome and harbors:
- a CDS encoding gluconokinase, which gives rise to MAKTAQQPVLVIMGVSGSGKSTVAGLLAGRLGWDLAEGDDLHPEANVAKMQAGHALSDEDRWPWLGLIADWIKERTAAGKPGIITCSALKKRYRDVLRGEGVVFVFLQGSKDRISDRLASRHGHFMPAALLESQFDALEVPTEDENHISLCVSASPAEEADEIVDRLGFEAQTVPTPHMLGGAA
- a CDS encoding PIG-L deacetylase family protein, with protein sequence MSSDVSSAKSPFNASTERVERVLCFTAHPDDVDFGAAGTIAAWTAAGVEVSYCVMTDGDAGGFDPAHRAEIIAMRAEEQRQAAALVGVTDVHYFHERDGYLEPTHDVMRQVVKLIREIRPDVVLAMHPERNWDRIQKSHPDHLAVGEIVTRAVYPALENPFAYPELAESGLAAFRLPWLWLFAGPEARENHFVDVTGHVDAKLAAIRIHASQHPDLEGMERAVRGMLEHNASRAGMPRGRSAEAFHVVEVNGSQTIAGF
- a CDS encoding MerR family transcriptional regulator, with product MKQDKGGTWTISEVAKASNVSSRTLRHYDQLGLLEPSHTGHNGYRYYGQPELLRLQRILLLRELGLGLETIGEVLDGQADPVEALAVHRNWLLAERDRMDRMSRTVDATIAALRRGETMTAENIFKDFDQNPYETEARERWGDRAVDESNARHSALTPAQKQAFMAEYAALNQDLAHCFDAALPADHPEVQAAVDRHYKWICASWTPNARSYVGLGQMYVDDPRFSANYDKVRPGLAPYLLEGIKLYAAEKLS
- a CDS encoding anti-sigma factor — encoded protein: MTEHDDNTRNFGKDGYLRRMFAGNIATDLAEGRVLELAEIYALDALSDAERAEIDNYIATAPVRLAFLERVRQTRETLATTFTDEAEPPAGLLEDILRQLPRQAGSADPRTASAPASGPEASAVAATARASGVVDLEEARTRRRRFGGVRGWVAAAAAAAVIAIGGIGVGVYVAGQNDPVNQVLHAGDVRQATVNVNGGGTATVSISTSKNAVVVRMNGVPAPPAGKVYQMWLIPKDGSAPVSQGLMDAEALSHPAVVSGISSAASLGITVEPLGGSKTPTLPTVAAAALT
- a CDS encoding gluconate:H+ symporter, producing MNWTGHDTQLLVVAAIGIALIVVLIAKFKVHPFLSLVLGSAFVGLASGVGLDKVVSNFEDGVGGVLKEVGLLIALGAMLGKLLADSGGANRVVDTLLEKASGNKVVWMITLVAVIIGLPMFFEIGLVLLLPVIVLVTQRSHMLLMRIAIPALAGLSVLHGLIPPHPGPLIAISAVKAELGTTLALGLLVAVPTVIICGPLFSRLAARWVPVDAPAVAGGVDTKHAVDLSEVKRQPTFLVTLLTIIFPVVLMLLKAIADIVWPDATHAPMIRTFLDFIGQPLVAMTLAVLAAMVTFGYAVGFTGSKIAAKLGSSLGPIAAILLIVGAGGGFKQTLIGAGVGDAVKKWAEGANMSVLVLGFIVAVALRLATGSATVATVTAAGIVAPLASSLSPTHAALLALAIGAGSLFLSHVNDAGFWLVKELFGLTVGQTFKTWSVMETLISVVAFAFIMVLSLII